GATCAACGAACGCAATCTGGTCATTGCCAGCGCCGCCGAAGAGCAGGCGCAGGTCGCACGGGAGGTCGATCGCAACCTGGTGAACATTCGGGACCTGGCGTTGCAGAGCTCGGCCGGCGCCAATCAGACCAGTGCGGCGAGCCAGGAACTCTCGCGCTTGGCTGTCGACCTCAATGGCATGGTCGCACGCTTCACCGTGTGAGGCGTACGCGTACGGCCATAAAAAACGGCGCCCGTGGGCGCCGTTTTCATTTGCCAGGAAGCGAACTGCTTACTTGCCGGTCCAGCGCTTGAGCACCAGGGTGGCGTTGGTGCCGCCAAAGCCGAAGCTGTTGCTCATCACGGTGTCGATCTTGGCGTTTTCCTGGGTCTTCAACTGGATCGGCAGATCGGCGACCTCGGGGTCGAGCTCCTCGATGTTGGCCGAGCCGGCGATGAAGTTGCCTTCCATCATCAGCATGCAGTAGATCGCCTCCTGAACGCCGGCGGCGCCCAGGGAGTGGCCGGTCAGGCTCTTGGTCGAGCTGATGGCCGGGGCCTTGTCGCCGAACACTTCACGCACGGCGCGGCTTTCCGCGACGTCACCGACCGGCGTCGAGGTGCCGTGGGTGTTCAGGTAGTCGATCGGTGTGTCGACGGTGGCCAGGGCCTGCTGCATGCAGCGCACCGCGCCTTCGCCGCTCGGCGCGACCATGTCGTAGCCGTCCGAGGTGGCGCCGTAGCCGACGATTTCCGCATAGATCTTGGCGCCACGCTTGAGCGCGTGCTCCAGTTCTTCGACCACCACCATGCCGCCGCCGCCGGCGATGACGAAACCGTCACGCTTGGCGTCGTAGGCACGCGAGGCTTTCTCCGGGCTCTCGTTGTACTGAGTGGAGAGGGCGCCCATGGCGTCGAACAGGAAACTCTGGCTCCAGTGCTCTTCCTCGCCGCCGCCGGCGAAGACCATGTCCTGCTTGCCCAGCTGGATCTGCTCCATGGCGGTGCCGATGCAGTGGGCGCTGGTGGCGCAGGCCGAGGAGATCGAGTAGTTCACGCCCTTGATCTTGAAGGGCGTGGCCAGACAGGCGGAAACAGTGCTGCCCATGGTGCGCGGCACACGGTAAGGGCCGACGCGCTTGACGCCCTTCTCGCGCAGGATGTCCATGGCTTCCATCTGGTTGAAGGTGGAAGCACCACCGGAACCGGCGACCAGGCCAACGCGCGGGTTGGAGATGTCTTCGGCGCTTAGGCCGGCGTCAGCGACGGCCTGTTGCATCGACAGGTAGGCGAAGGCGGCGGCGTCGCCCATGAAGCGGTAGACCTTGCGGTCGATCAGCTCTTCCAGGTTCAGGTCGACTGAGCCGGATACCTGGCTGCGCAGGCCCTTCTCGGCGTATTCCGGGTTGAAACGAATACCGCCGCGGCCTGCACGCAGGTTGGCGGAGACGGTTTCTTTATCATTGCCCAGGCAGGAAACGATGCCCAGACCGGTAATCACGACGCGACGCATGGAGAAAATCCTTTAGAAACTGTCGGTAGAGGTAAACAGGCCGACGCGCAAGCCTTCGGCACTGTAGATCTCGCGGCCATCGACACTGACGCTGCCATCGGCGATGGCCAGGATCAGCGAGCGGGTGATGGTGCGTTTGATCTGGATGTTATAGGTGACTTTCTTGGCGGTCGGCAGGACCTGGCCAAAGAACTTCACTTCGCCGGAACCGAGGGCACGGCCACGGCCGGGGTTGCCCTGCCAGCCGAGAAAGAAGCCAACCAGCTGCCACATGGCATCGAGACCCAGGCAGCCAGGCATCACCGGGTCGCCTTCGAAATGGCAACCGAAGAACCACAGGTCCGGGGTGATATCGAGCTCGGCGACGATTTCGCCCTTGCCGTACTTGCCACCGGTATCACTGATGTGGGTGATGCGATCGATCATCAGCATGTTCGGCGCGGGCAGTTGCGCATTACCTGGGCCGAACAGTTCGCCGCGGCTGCAGCGCAACAGATCTTCCCGGGTGAAGGCGTTTTGTTTGGTCATGCGAGCTCCTCAATAATCCCCACGCGCCAAGGCTGGGCAAGTCGTCCTGGCTGGCCGCGCAACCCTGTGCGCTAACCAGCAGCCTAGTCATAGACTGTTGCGATGTGCTCAAAGTCACAGCGCGTCGAATACAGTTGTACTCCGCTCCCGGCTTCGTGTCACAGGCACCCGACCTGCGTGTCTTTAACCTGAAGCCTGTTGCAGTTTAACAGTCCTGAGCGTTCGCCGATGCCTGAGGTGGCACCCAGCGCTGCAATATGCGCTGCAGGTCGGCCCGTTTGAAGGGTTTTGCCAGGTAGTCATCCATGCCGCACTCAAGGCAGGCATCGCGGTCGCCCTGCAAGGCATTGGCGGTGAGGGCGATGATCGGCATGCTGCCCTGGCCGTCGAGACGGCGAATCTGCCTGGTCGCCTCATAGCCGTCCATTACCGGTAGCCGGCAGTCCATGAGTACGGCCGCGTAGGGCCGTTGTTCGACAATGCGTACCGCTTGGGCGCCGTCGCCGACCAAGTCGACGTGGTATCCAAGGCTGCGCAACATCGCCTCGATGACCGTCTGGTTGACCGGGTTGTCCTCGACCAGCAGCACCTTCTGCCCCTGACCGTGTCCCCCACCGGACGGTGCATTCAACGGCAGCGCCGGGGCCTGCACCGAGAAGGGCAACGGTACCTCCAGAGTAAAGGTCGAGCCCTGTCCTTCCTGGCTTTCCGCGCGAAGGACGCCGCCCATGCGTTCGGCCAGGGTGCGCGCGATCGGCAGGCCCAGGCCGGTGCCGCCATAGCGCCGAGAAATGGAACTGTCGGCCTGTTGAAAGGCGTCGAACATGTGCTCGAGGCGCTGCGGCGAAATACCGATGCCACTGTCGTGCACCGCGCAGCTGAACCAGAGCACCTGGTTGTCCAGGGCCTGCCAGCGGGTTTCCACTCGGATAGACCCTTTCTCGGTGAACTTGAGTGCATTGCCGATGAGGTTGACCAGAATCTGCCGGATGCGCGTCGGATCGCCCTGGACCTCCAGCTGTTCCAGCCCGCTCTGGGTATCCAGTTCAAGGGTCAAGCCGCGTTGCTGGGCGCCGTGCTGGAATACTTGTGCCGATCCTTGGATCAGCTCCAGCAGGTTGAAGGCGATGCACTCCAGCTCCAGGGCTTCGCGCTCGATGCGGGAGAAGTCCAGAATGTCATTGATGACCTTGAGCAGGTGCTCGGTAGACTCGCTGGCCAGCGCCGTATATTCGGCCTGCTCGCCGCTCAGCTCGGTGGTCTCGAGCAACTGCAGCATGCCCAGTACACCGTTCATCGGCGTGCGCAGTTCATGGCTCATCATGGCCAGGAAATCGGACTTTGCGCGGTTGGCCAGCTCAGCTTCTTCGCGCGCGGCGACCAATAGGGCCATGGCCTGCTGCTGCTCGTGGTCGGCGCGCTCCAGGCCGCTGGCCAGGTTATTGATGTGCTGAGCCAGGGCGCCCAGTTCGCCGGCTTCGACCTCGGGCAATCGGGTCTGGTAGTCGCCCGCCTGAATCGCCGTCACCGCTTCGCCCATGGCGCTCA
The genomic region above belongs to Pseudomonas benzenivorans and contains:
- the fabB gene encoding beta-ketoacyl-ACP synthase I, whose translation is MRRVVITGLGIVSCLGNDKETVSANLRAGRGGIRFNPEYAEKGLRSQVSGSVDLNLEELIDRKVYRFMGDAAAFAYLSMQQAVADAGLSAEDISNPRVGLVAGSGGASTFNQMEAMDILREKGVKRVGPYRVPRTMGSTVSACLATPFKIKGVNYSISSACATSAHCIGTAMEQIQLGKQDMVFAGGGEEEHWSQSFLFDAMGALSTQYNESPEKASRAYDAKRDGFVIAGGGGMVVVEELEHALKRGAKIYAEIVGYGATSDGYDMVAPSGEGAVRCMQQALATVDTPIDYLNTHGTSTPVGDVAESRAVREVFGDKAPAISSTKSLTGHSLGAAGVQEAIYCMLMMEGNFIAGSANIEELDPEVADLPIQLKTQENAKIDTVMSNSFGFGGTNATLVLKRWTGK
- the fabA gene encoding 3-hydroxyacyl-[acyl-carrier-protein] dehydratase FabA yields the protein MTKQNAFTREDLLRCSRGELFGPGNAQLPAPNMLMIDRITHISDTGGKYGKGEIVAELDITPDLWFFGCHFEGDPVMPGCLGLDAMWQLVGFFLGWQGNPGRGRALGSGEVKFFGQVLPTAKKVTYNIQIKRTITRSLILAIADGSVSVDGREIYSAEGLRVGLFTSTDSF
- a CDS encoding ATP-binding protein, encoding MTTRRGWDIHTRTQLISVGPALLLTLLLTGFFTFERLQDLRQELNHTGQLIANQLAPASEYGLASGNLDVLDTLLQATLSTPHVRFLEVRDRDDNILVYVEQTSAHDQAGALVEVFQAPIHRQQTAPSGDVSQPAPAPDKALGRVVVGMSDDALNDRQQALLLKAAFLALLALLLTFLLARRLATRLSKPLSAMGEAVTAIQAGDYQTRLPEVEAGELGALAQHINNLASGLERADHEQQQAMALLVAAREEAELANRAKSDFLAMMSHELRTPMNGVLGMLQLLETTELSGEQAEYTALASESTEHLLKVINDILDFSRIEREALELECIAFNLLELIQGSAQVFQHGAQQRGLTLELDTQSGLEQLEVQGDPTRIRQILVNLIGNALKFTEKGSIRVETRWQALDNQVLWFSCAVHDSGIGISPQRLEHMFDAFQQADSSISRRYGGTGLGLPIARTLAERMGGVLRAESQEGQGSTFTLEVPLPFSVQAPALPLNAPSGGGHGQGQKVLLVEDNPVNQTVIEAMLRSLGYHVDLVGDGAQAVRIVEQRPYAAVLMDCRLPVMDGYEATRQIRRLDGQGSMPIIALTANALQGDRDACLECGMDDYLAKPFKRADLQRILQRWVPPQASANAQDC